The Campylobacter concisus genome contains a region encoding:
- the accB gene encoding acetyl-CoA carboxylase biotin carboxyl carrier protein yields the protein MKKEDIKELIEFFNDMEMNHIKIKSGDFEVELEKFSDYCAPAKPAAQAPAPAPVNVVVNSEVKPASNTPKDSIKSPMVGTFYAAPSPGAAPFVKVGQRVRKGDVVGIIEAMKIMNEIEAEFDCQITEMLVSDGQPVEFGLPLFGVEKN from the coding sequence ATGAAAAAAGAAGATATAAAAGAGCTTATCGAATTTTTTAATGATATGGAGATGAATCATATCAAAATAAAAAGTGGTGATTTTGAGGTAGAGCTTGAAAAATTTTCAGATTATTGCGCGCCTGCTAAACCAGCAGCACAAGCGCCAGCTCCAGCACCTGTAAATGTAGTCGTTAATTCAGAGGTAAAACCAGCATCAAATACGCCAAAAGATAGCATAAAATCTCCTATGGTAGGCACTTTTTACGCTGCTCCAAGCCCAGGTGCTGCTCCATTTGTAAAAGTAGGTCAAAGAGTGAGAAAAGGCGATGTAGTAGGTATCATCGAGGCAATGAAGATAATGAACGAGATCGAGGCTGAGTTTGACTGCCAGATCACTGAAATGCTAGTCTCTGACGGACAGCCAGTTGAGTTTGGATTGCCGTTATTTGGTGTGGAGAAAAATTAA
- a CDS encoding MATE family efflux transporter: MVNKIKDQNTKFFSNADLAKLFFPIAVEQFLEYSLGLANSLMAASVSESAVSAISLVEFVMALFISIFTAIATGGSVVASQYLGSKQSGNAKITANQLVWFSFIFALFIAAVIIVLKDIILDYVFGDIGEQVRHDASQYLVFSAISAPFLAVYAAAVAIFRTMSNAKLPMYIMAAANLLNVLLTAISIYTFHTGILGIAISTLIAKMLACFVIVYLLLDIRLKLHIRNSFIYKFDYEIIKKILNIGVPYGFENSMFYVGRIIVLSLVSLFGTASIAANAVGGTIVMFQVLPGMAIGTGLSVVVSRCIGANDFAQAKFYVRKSMISIYIVQLFSTVVILLLLEPLLLVYNLSSEAINLTRQIVWYHGIAMCLIWPLAYTYPTVFRAAGDAKYPMIVNLVCMFACRVILAYVFALTFDLGMIGTWFAMFADWAVKAVLFTIRYLKGTWMNFKAI; this comes from the coding sequence ATGGTAAACAAAATCAAAGATCAAAATACAAAATTTTTCTCAAATGCTGATCTTGCGAAGCTATTTTTCCCTATTGCGGTTGAGCAGTTTTTAGAGTATAGCCTAGGGCTTGCAAACTCGCTAATGGCAGCAAGTGTTAGTGAAAGCGCTGTAAGTGCGATTAGTCTTGTGGAATTTGTCATGGCGCTATTTATTAGCATATTTACTGCTATCGCTACTGGCGGCTCAGTGGTTGCTAGCCAGTATCTTGGTAGTAAACAAAGTGGCAACGCCAAAATCACAGCAAATCAGCTCGTTTGGTTTAGTTTTATCTTTGCCCTTTTTATCGCAGCGGTCATCATAGTTTTAAAAGATATTATCCTAGATTATGTCTTTGGCGATATTGGAGAGCAAGTAAGGCATGATGCTAGCCAATATCTTGTTTTCTCGGCCATTTCCGCGCCATTTTTGGCTGTCTATGCAGCAGCTGTGGCGATCTTTCGCACGATGTCAAACGCAAAGCTTCCTATGTATATTATGGCGGCTGCAAATTTATTAAATGTACTTCTAACTGCCATTAGTATTTATACATTTCATACTGGTATTTTAGGTATTGCCATCAGTACGCTTATAGCCAAGATGCTTGCTTGCTTTGTTATAGTCTATTTGCTTCTTGATATAAGGCTAAAACTTCACATAAGAAATAGCTTTATCTATAAATTTGACTACGAGATCATCAAGAAAATTTTAAATATCGGAGTGCCTTATGGCTTTGAAAATTCGATGTTTTATGTGGGTCGCATCATCGTTTTGAGTCTTGTTTCACTCTTTGGCACAGCAAGTATCGCTGCAAATGCCGTGGGCGGGACGATCGTGATGTTTCAAGTACTCCCTGGCATGGCGATAGGCACAGGCCTAAGCGTAGTAGTGTCTAGATGCATCGGCGCAAACGACTTTGCTCAGGCTAAATTTTACGTAAGAAAGTCGATGATAAGTATCTATATCGTGCAGCTTTTTAGCACAGTAGTAATTTTGCTTTTACTTGAGCCATTGCTTCTTGTTTATAATCTCTCAAGCGAAGCCATAAATTTAACAAGGCAGATCGTCTGGTATCACGGTATCGCTATGTGTCTTATTTGGCCACTTGCCTACACATATCCGACCGTTTTTCGTGCTGCAGGGGACGCTAAATATCCGATGATTGTAAATTTAGTTTGTATGTTTGCTTGTAGAGTCATCTTGGCCTATGTCTTTGCGCTCACATTTGATCTTGGTATGATAGGTACTTGGTTTGCAATGTTTGCTGACTGGGCTGTGAAGGCGGTGCTTTTTACGATTAGATACCTAAAAGGCACATGGATGAATTTTAAAGCTATTTAA
- a CDS encoding peptidase M3 encodes MRWSFDDSYVDFDNEIFTSSFENLKAQNENLVKFLNNSELTKAIISYEEAYKETTSLLAFCRCKSSDNTKDELATKFELKIKEQKAKLDTAKELLFDKFDSLKSDDKIFQSTQFKHIKFLYLEHKNSKSKIQKKSEREFFTNLALTNFFPLFTNFRHLNNLINISAANKNAKTQSYNLAKCMGILKGSDDEILRKNVFDALSSHYDKFADLYLDILNMLHGFRLAKFKAAKVDFLTPSLEENKMSLDTLNAMQEAISKRVEKIRECVKVRANFLGSKSIRSCDLLAPYPLSKHSEISYDEAIRIIKKALKPLGEDSFIKLMIDKHWIESDVRENKAGGAFFVSLPKFKQPRIFTTYMNTLSHLIQQAHELGHAWHYYLMRDLPVLSANFPMSLAESASTFNETLLRNELKKDDSLRVEILWQELKSAANFLLHISVRYEFETGFIKLRQKGQVSKKDASDILKQAWDKFYKDSTSDVEEFLPYFKPHFYKTDNYIYNYPYSVGYLLSQFFLSEFKKDEAKFCKIYKQFLIECGTKSVEELMKKHFKKDTTKCEFWLIGIDEALKNLDEFKKIMAV; translated from the coding sequence ATGAGATGGAGCTTTGATGATTCTTACGTAGATTTTGATAACGAAATTTTTACCTCATCATTTGAAAATCTAAAAGCACAAAATGAAAATTTGGTTAAATTTTTAAACAATAGCGAGCTTACTAAAGCTATCATCTCATACGAAGAAGCATACAAAGAAACAACTAGCCTACTCGCATTTTGTCGTTGTAAAAGTAGCGATAATACAAAAGATGAGCTAGCTACTAAATTTGAGTTAAAAATAAAAGAGCAAAAAGCTAAACTTGATACGGCAAAGGAGCTACTTTTTGATAAATTTGATAGCCTAAAAAGTGATGATAAAATTTTTCAAAGCACTCAATTTAAACATATAAAATTTCTATATTTAGAGCATAAAAATAGTAAGAGCAAAATACAAAAAAAGAGCGAAAGAGAGTTTTTTACAAATTTAGCGCTCACAAATTTTTTTCCACTTTTTACAAATTTTAGACATCTAAATAATTTAATAAATATCTCTGCTGCCAATAAAAATGCAAAAACACAAAGCTATAATCTTGCAAAATGTATGGGTATATTAAAAGGATCAGATGATGAAATTTTACGCAAAAATGTGTTTGATGCTCTGAGTTCTCACTATGATAAATTTGCCGATCTTTATCTTGATATCTTAAATATGCTTCATGGATTTAGACTGGCTAAATTTAAGGCAGCAAAAGTTGATTTTTTAACGCCAAGCCTTGAAGAAAATAAAATGAGCCTTGACACTTTAAACGCTATGCAAGAAGCCATTAGCAAAAGAGTGGAAAAAATAAGAGAGTGTGTAAAAGTAAGAGCTAACTTTTTAGGTAGTAAAAGTATAAGAAGTTGCGATCTTTTGGCGCCTTATCCACTTAGCAAGCACAGTGAAATTTCTTATGACGAGGCTATTAGAATCATCAAAAAAGCATTAAAGCCACTGGGCGAAGATAGTTTTATCAAGCTTATGATAGATAAACACTGGATAGAAAGCGATGTGCGAGAAAATAAAGCTGGCGGAGCATTTTTTGTAAGTTTGCCAAAATTTAAGCAACCAAGAATTTTTACCACCTACATGAATACTCTTTCACACTTAATCCAGCAAGCACATGAGCTTGGGCATGCTTGGCACTACTACTTGATGCGTGATCTTCCTGTTTTAAGCGCAAATTTTCCAATGAGCTTAGCTGAGAGTGCGAGTACATTCAATGAAACTCTTTTACGAAATGAACTAAAAAAAGATGACTCACTTAGAGTAGAAATTTTATGGCAGGAGCTAAAAAGCGCTGCAAATTTTTTACTTCATATAAGCGTTAGATACGAGTTTGAGACTGGTTTTATAAAGCTCCGACAAAAAGGTCAAGTCAGCAAAAAAGATGCAAGCGATATTTTAAAACAAGCTTGGGATAAATTTTATAAAGACAGCACGAGCGATGTTGAAGAATTTTTGCCATATTTTAAGCCACATTTTTATAAAACAGATAATTATATCTACAACTATCCTTATAGCGTCGGCTATCTGCTATCACAATTCTTTCTAAGTGAGTTTAAAAAAGATGAAGCAAAATTTTGCAAAATTTATAAACAATTTTTAATAGAGTGTGGCACAAAAAGCGTGGAAGAGCTAATGAAAAAACACTTTAAAAAAGATACGACAAAGTGCGAATTTTGGCTGATTGGCATAGATGAAGCGCTAAAAAATTTAGATGAGTTTAAAAAGATAATGGCTGTATAA
- a CDS encoding CsgG/HfaB family protein: protein MKNVFKVGAVLLTAALFAGCASESSRVVETPKVASYGTVYNGQKISVSIGRFNNQSAYQNGVFADGEDRLGNQAQSILITNLQQSGRFLVLDRSNMKVIKQESELSKTAQNLKGARYVITGDVTEFGRKTTGDHQLFGILGKGKQQTAYSKVNLNIVDTKTAEVVYSVSGAGEYTLSNREIIGFGGTAGYDSTLNGKVLSLAIIEAVNNLVNGIESGAWQVK from the coding sequence ATGAAAAATGTATTTAAAGTTGGTGCAGTTTTGCTTACGGCAGCTCTTTTTGCTGGATGTGCGAGTGAGAGTTCAAGGGTTGTTGAGACTCCAAAAGTAGCAAGCTACGGCACAGTTTACAATGGTCAAAAAATTTCAGTTTCGATAGGTCGATTTAATAATCAATCAGCTTACCAAAATGGTGTATTTGCTGATGGCGAGGATAGGCTTGGTAACCAAGCTCAAAGCATTTTGATCACAAATTTACAGCAAAGTGGTAGATTTTTGGTGCTTGATAGATCAAATATGAAAGTAATCAAACAAGAGAGCGAGCTAAGTAAAACCGCTCAAAATCTAAAAGGCGCAAGATACGTGATAACCGGTGATGTGACCGAGTTTGGACGAAAAACTACGGGTGATCATCAGCTATTTGGCATACTTGGCAAAGGCAAGCAACAAACTGCCTATTCAAAGGTAAATTTAAATATCGTTGATACCAAAACAGCCGAGGTTGTCTATTCGGTTAGCGGTGCTGGCGAATACACCCTTTCAAACAGAGAGATCATCGGTTTTGGCGGCACAGCAGGATATGACTCTACGCTAAATGGCAAGGTTTTAAGCCTAGCTATTATTGAAGCGGTAAATAATCTAGTAAATGGCATAGAAAGTGGAGCATGGCAAGTAAAATAA
- a CDS encoding DUF4810 domain-containing protein produces MASKIKLAGLVLFVLFLAGCGHSNAPRSIYYWDGSYSSSLYSYLNEEGDTNEQISRLENLVQISIQKGYKIAPGVYAHLGLLYLNNGNLGAANTNFDKEVENFPESREYINFIKGSKNLTPKKVEQKEGANNEK; encoded by the coding sequence ATGGCAAGTAAAATAAAGCTTGCCGGCCTCGTGCTTTTTGTGCTATTTTTAGCGGGTTGCGGTCATTCAAACGCTCCAAGGTCGATTTATTATTGGGACGGATCATATAGTAGCTCGCTATATAGCTACCTAAATGAAGAGGGCGATACAAACGAGCAAATTTCACGCTTAGAAAATTTGGTGCAGATATCAATACAAAAGGGCTACAAGATCGCTCCTGGCGTATACGCACACCTTGGACTTTTGTATCTAAATAATGGAAATTTAGGCGCTGCAAATACAAATTTTGACAAAGAAGTAGAGAATTTCCCAGAGTCAAGGGAGTATATAAATTTCATCAAAGGCTCTAAAAATTTAACTCCAAAAAAAGTGGAGCAAAAAGAGGGGGCAAATAATGAAAAATAG
- a CDS encoding DMT family transporter, which translates to MNTHRLGILLTLVGGILWGFSGVCGQYLFSLGISSDFLVPYRLMLAGIVIVIFYAFKEPSAVFAPIKDIKLLGEFLVYALLGLMMTQYAYFYSIELSNAAVATVIQYTAPTLILMVICIKEKRVPRKLEILALFLAMLGVFFLSTHAQISSLVISPKALFWCLVSAICVCVYNLAPARLNAKYSVTLTLGWGMVMGGVVLACYMRVWDFAGLNGINQWLTFITVIALGTIFAFSFYMIGVKLIGAAKASLLACIEPLSAAFFGYFWLGTKFVFWDFLGFALIISCIFLLSKREKL; encoded by the coding sequence ATGAATACTCATCGTCTTGGGATACTCCTTACTTTAGTTGGCGGTATCCTTTGGGGGTTTAGCGGGGTTTGTGGGCAATATCTATTTTCACTTGGTATAAGTTCTGATTTTTTGGTGCCATATAGACTGATGCTAGCTGGCATTGTTATTGTGATTTTTTATGCTTTTAAAGAACCAAGTGCCGTTTTTGCTCCGATTAAAGATATAAAGCTTCTTGGTGAGTTTTTAGTCTATGCCCTGCTTGGGCTTATGATGACGCAGTATGCCTACTTTTACTCCATTGAGCTTTCAAATGCCGCAGTAGCGACTGTTATTCAATACACTGCTCCTACTTTAATTTTAATGGTCATTTGCATAAAAGAAAAACGCGTCCCAAGAAAACTTGAAATTTTAGCTCTATTTTTAGCCATGCTTGGCGTATTTTTCCTAAGCACACATGCTCAAATTTCATCTCTTGTCATTTCGCCAAAGGCCTTGTTTTGGTGCTTAGTTAGCGCTATTTGCGTTTGTGTTTATAATCTTGCTCCAGCAAGGCTGAATGCTAAATATTCAGTCACTCTCACGCTTGGCTGGGGAATGGTTATGGGCGGAGTAGTGCTTGCTTGTTATATGAGAGTTTGGGATTTCGCTGGGCTTAATGGGATAAATCAATGGCTTACATTTATTACTGTTATTGCGCTTGGCACCATTTTTGCATTTAGCTTTTATATGATAGGTGTTAAGCTAATAGGCGCAGCAAAAGCTAGTTTATTAGCCTGCATAGAACCACTAAGTGCAGCATTTTTTGGCTACTTTTGGCTTGGAACAAAATTTGTATTTTGGGATTTTTTAGGATTTGCTCTAATAATCTCTTGTATATTTTTACTATCAAAAAGAGAAAAACTATGA
- a CDS encoding Sua5 YciO YrdC YwlC family protein: MIFLAQTDTTAGFLSKDYKEINKAKMRDENKPCLITTAKFSVLNELVRVPKKYKNFIRHSRKATFLYPNLKAIRVVKECEHEKFLAKFDWFYSSSANKNGQNFNKTWAMSVADEIVDDHFFEDVPSKIYKISRKKIKRLR; this comes from the coding sequence ATGATATTTCTAGCACAAACCGATACGACAGCTGGCTTTTTGAGTAAAGATTATAAAGAGATAAATAAGGCCAAAATGCGTGATGAAAATAAACCTTGCCTTATCACAACGGCAAAATTTAGCGTTTTAAATGAGCTTGTTAGAGTGCCAAAAAAATATAAAAATTTTATACGCCATTCAAGAAAAGCTACATTTTTGTATCCAAATTTAAAGGCTATTAGAGTCGTAAAAGAGTGTGAGCACGAAAAATTTTTAGCTAAATTTGACTGGTTTTATTCAAGCAGTGCAAACAAGAATGGACAAAATTTTAATAAAACTTGGGCTATGAGCGTGGCTGATGAAATAGTAGATGATCATTTTTTCGAAGATGTTCCATCAAAAATTTATAAAATTTCTCGAAAAAAGATAAAACGTTTAAGATAA
- the dcuC gene encoding C4-dicarboxylate transporter DcuC, translating to MHTLGLIIALLTLFVVGWAILKGKYATFVLLLSGVIMLVSSVILDTGKFLPEKVKSTGNSLLDVVEFIRYMLSNNFSQLGLLIMLMVGFASYMTHIGANQAFVGIATKRFKAIKSPYFMIFIAFCVAKLISMVITSAVGLGVLCLALLGPVLISLGLNKLSVGSICAMSGASSMVLLGSSTAAAAKATELEVLDYVFIYKIPAALPTVLVIGIALVIWNRYLDKKEGWVCSEHVGESISFDDKVDVPKEQAPMIYALLPFLPMILVVVFSPYCLKTIKLNISSVIILSMIIAMVFEAFRHKFSFEKLGEGLKVFFNAMAKSLSGVVMLVVAAGIFAEGFKALGMLDAIVNLAKSIGFGGLGMSILFVFITTIVTIIAGSNGASFYPLLNMVPNIAKSLNINSVMLVLPMHQASTIARPLSPVSGVVVAISGMLHISPLSLIKRCSVPAILGLISHHIFVFLLSF from the coding sequence ATGCATACTCTTGGTCTAATCATAGCTCTACTTACGCTTTTTGTTGTAGGCTGGGCGATTTTAAAAGGCAAATACGCCACTTTCGTTCTTTTACTATCTGGTGTTATCATGCTTGTCTCTTCAGTCATTCTTGATACGGGAAAATTTTTACCAGAAAAGGTAAAGAGCACTGGAAATTCCTTGCTAGATGTAGTTGAGTTTATACGCTATATGCTCTCAAATAATTTTTCACAACTTGGACTTTTAATCATGTTAATGGTCGGTTTTGCAAGTTATATGACTCATATCGGAGCAAATCAAGCCTTTGTGGGCATCGCCACAAAAAGGTTTAAAGCCATAAAAAGCCCATATTTTATGATATTCATAGCTTTTTGCGTAGCAAAACTTATAAGCATGGTAATAACCAGCGCAGTTGGACTTGGCGTGCTTTGTCTTGCACTTCTTGGACCAGTTCTTATATCACTAGGACTAAATAAACTAAGCGTTGGTAGTATTTGTGCGATGAGTGGAGCTAGCTCAATGGTACTTCTTGGCTCATCGACAGCCGCTGCTGCAAAAGCAACTGAACTTGAGGTGCTTGATTATGTTTTTATCTATAAAATTCCAGCGGCTCTTCCAACTGTGCTCGTGATCGGCATTGCATTAGTTATTTGGAATAGATACTTAGACAAAAAAGAAGGTTGGGTTTGTAGCGAGCATGTAGGAGAGAGCATTAGTTTTGACGATAAGGTAGATGTTCCAAAAGAGCAAGCACCTATGATCTATGCTCTTTTACCATTTTTACCGATGATTTTAGTAGTAGTCTTTTCGCCATATTGTTTAAAAACTATAAAACTAAACATATCAAGCGTCATAATCCTTTCTATGATAATTGCTATGGTTTTTGAAGCATTTAGGCATAAATTTAGCTTTGAAAAGCTTGGTGAAGGGCTAAAAGTATTTTTTAATGCCATGGCAAAAAGCTTAAGCGGTGTTGTTATGCTAGTTGTGGCAGCTGGTATATTTGCTGAAGGTTTTAAAGCTCTTGGTATGCTTGATGCTATTGTAAATTTGGCAAAAAGCATAGGTTTTGGAGGGCTTGGCATGTCTATACTTTTTGTATTTATAACAACCATCGTTACAATCATAGCTGGCTCAAATGGTGCAAGCTTTTATCCGCTTTTAAATATGGTGCCAAATATAGCTAAGAGTTTAAACATCAACTCTGTTATGCTCGTGCTTCCTATGCATCAAGCCTCCACAATAGCTAGACCACTTTCACCTGTCTCTGGCGTAGTGGTAGCCATTTCAGGCATGCTTCACATTAGCCCGCTTTCGCTAATTAAAAGATGTAGCGTGCCAGCTATTTTAGGTCTTATAAGCCACCATATATTTGTATTTTTACTATCATTTTAA
- a CDS encoding acetyl-CoA carboxylase biotin carboxylase subunit, translating into MELKRILIANRGEIALRALRTIKEMGKEAVVVYSTADKDALYVKYADVAICIGKERSSDSYLNIPAIISAAEISEADAIFPGYGFLSENQNFVEICSHHKIKFIGPSVAAMALMSDKSKAKQVMQRAGVPVIPGSDGAVADTKAAKELAKKIGYPVILKAAAGGGGRGMRVVEKEADLEKAFWSAESEAMSAFGDGTMYMEKYILNPRHIEVQVIGDSHGNVLHIGERDCSMQRRHQKLIEESPAILLDEKTRERLHETAIKAAKAIGYEGAGTFEFLVDKNLDFYFIEMNTRLQVEHTVSEMVSGLDIIELMIKVAEGEVLPSQESIELKGHAIECRITAEDPNTFTPCPGKITKYVCPGGRNVRMDSHIYQDYSIPPYYDSMIGKLVVWDTDRNRAIHKMKVALDQLIINGIKTTKDFHIAMMENKDFLSNNYDTNYLSRH; encoded by the coding sequence ATGGAATTAAAAAGAATTTTAATCGCAAACCGAGGTGAAATCGCTCTTCGTGCTTTGCGAACGATAAAGGAGATGGGTAAAGAAGCCGTTGTAGTCTATTCAACCGCCGATAAAGACGCGCTTTATGTAAAATATGCTGACGTAGCTATTTGCATCGGTAAAGAGCGCTCAAGCGACAGCTACCTAAATATCCCAGCTATCATAAGCGCAGCTGAGATTAGCGAAGCAGATGCTATCTTCCCAGGTTATGGCTTTTTAAGTGAAAATCAAAATTTTGTTGAAATTTGCTCACATCATAAGATCAAATTTATTGGACCAAGTGTTGCTGCGATGGCTTTGATGAGCGATAAAAGTAAGGCAAAGCAGGTCATGCAAAGAGCCGGCGTGCCAGTCATCCCTGGCTCAGACGGCGCTGTGGCTGACACAAAAGCTGCAAAAGAGCTAGCTAAAAAGATCGGCTATCCTGTCATCTTAAAAGCTGCTGCAGGTGGTGGCGGACGCGGTATGCGCGTGGTTGAAAAAGAGGCTGATTTAGAAAAAGCGTTTTGGTCTGCTGAGAGCGAAGCTATGAGCGCATTTGGTGATGGCACAATGTATATGGAAAAATATATCCTAAACCCACGCCACATCGAAGTTCAAGTAATTGGCGATAGCCATGGCAATGTGCTTCATATCGGCGAGCGTGACTGCTCTATGCAGCGTCGCCACCAAAAACTAATCGAAGAGAGTCCAGCTATTCTGCTTGACGAAAAGACAAGAGAGAGACTTCACGAAACAGCCATAAAAGCGGCAAAAGCAATCGGCTACGAGGGAGCTGGTACGTTTGAGTTTTTGGTTGATAAAAATTTGGACTTTTACTTCATCGAGATGAATACAAGACTTCAAGTTGAGCACACAGTTAGCGAAATGGTAAGCGGACTTGATATCATCGAGCTTATGATAAAAGTGGCTGAAGGCGAAGTGCTACCATCACAAGAGAGCATCGAGCTAAAAGGTCATGCGATCGAGTGCAGGATAACAGCTGAAGATCCAAATACATTTACGCCGTGTCCTGGCAAGATCACAAAATATGTCTGTCCAGGTGGCCGCAATGTTAGAATGGATAGTCATATCTATCAAGACTACTCTATACCACCGTATTACGATAGTATGATCGGTAAGCTCGTAGTTTGGGACACTGATAGAAACAGGGCGATCCACAAGATGAAAGTAGCTCTTGATCAGCTCATAATAAATGGCATAAAAACAACAAAAGATTTTCACATCGCTATGATGGAAAACAAAGACTTTTTAAGCAATAACTACGATACAAATTATCTTTCGAGACACTAA
- a CDS encoding DUF3737 family protein: MQEKNAEIFTGERAMFGAKSVNFTNCIFEDGESPLKHSSNLKLNECVFAYKYPLWYASDVTLNGGYLEPLARAGMWYSTNLSFKDVVINAPKSFRKSSQISLENVNFSDASETLWGCAGVRIKNVFARGDYFGANSENLEIDGLNLDGNYCFDCCKNVHITNSKLISKDAFWNCENVTAQNCLISGEYLAWNSKNVTLINCTIKSLQALCYVENLVVKDCIFMDTSLAFEYSSIDVSTSGAIKSIKNPKSGMIRAAKIIDEIIIDESLVDTKGIKIIITEK; encoded by the coding sequence ATGCAAGAGAAAAATGCAGAAATTTTTACTGGTGAGCGTGCGATGTTTGGGGCAAAAAGTGTAAATTTTACAAACTGTATCTTTGAAGATGGCGAGTCACCACTAAAGCATAGTTCAAATTTAAAGCTAAATGAGTGCGTTTTTGCCTACAAATACCCACTTTGGTACGCAAGCGATGTCACGCTAAATGGCGGATACTTGGAGCCTCTAGCAAGAGCTGGCATGTGGTACAGCACAAATTTAAGCTTCAAAGACGTGGTCATCAACGCTCCAAAAAGCTTTAGAAAAAGCTCGCAAATTTCGCTAGAAAATGTAAATTTCTCAGATGCTAGTGAAACACTTTGGGGATGCGCGGGCGTTAGGATAAAAAATGTCTTTGCTAGGGGCGATTATTTCGGAGCAAATAGTGAAAATTTAGAGATCGATGGGCTAAATTTAGACGGAAACTACTGCTTTGATTGTTGTAAAAATGTCCATATCACAAACTCAAAGCTCATTTCAAAAGATGCATTTTGGAACTGCGAAAACGTGACCGCACAAAATTGCCTCATCTCAGGCGAATATCTAGCTTGGAACTCAAAAAATGTGACGCTTATAAACTGCACGATAAAGAGCTTGCAAGCGCTTTGCTATGTGGAAAATTTGGTTGTAAAAGATTGCATTTTTATGGATACGAGCCTTGCATTTGAATATTCAAGTATCGATGTAAGCACAAGCGGGGCGATAAAAAGCATAAAAAATCCAAAAAGTGGTATGATAAGGGCAGCAAAGATAATAGATGAGATCATCATCGATGAAAGTTTAGTTGATACTAAAGGTATTAAGATAATTATTACTGAAAAATAA
- a CDS encoding DUF799 domain-containing protein, protein MKNSLKFIAFVFLAVFFTGCSIKEPEPYDYSEFLQKRPHSILVLMPTNDSTEISGPAAVLANAVAPLSEAGYYVFPVALVNDTFKLNGITEPSEIAAVPLNKLDKIFHADSVLYINIKDYGTSYAVISSSTKVVLEAKLIDIKSGATLWQGSAMAAEDSSSGQSSLLGMLVSAVISQVANTISDRSYDLAVMADAYLFSRDCHNCILYGPYSPYYGKDAQLHKDR, encoded by the coding sequence ATGAAAAATAGCCTGAAATTTATAGCCTTTGTATTTTTAGCAGTATTTTTTACGGGTTGCTCTATAAAAGAGCCTGAGCCATACGACTACTCAGAATTTTTACAAAAAAGACCTCACTCTATTTTAGTGCTTATGCCAACAAACGATAGTACAGAAATTTCAGGTCCAGCAGCTGTTTTAGCAAATGCAGTCGCACCACTAAGTGAGGCAGGATACTATGTATTTCCAGTGGCTCTTGTAAATGATACCTTTAAGCTAAATGGTATAACCGAGCCAAGCGAGATCGCAGCCGTACCACTAAATAAGCTTGATAAAATTTTCCATGCTGATAGTGTGCTTTATATAAATATAAAAGATTATGGTACGAGCTATGCGGTCATCTCAAGCTCAACAAAGGTTGTCCTTGAAGCAAAGCTTATCGATATAAAAAGCGGCGCTACTCTTTGGCAAGGCAGTGCTATGGCAGCAGAAGATAGCAGTAGTGGCCAAAGCAGTCTACTTGGCATGTTAGTCTCAGCCGTCATCTCACAGGTGGCAAATACCATCTCAGATAGATCGTATGATCTAGCAGTGATGGCAGATGCTTATTTATTTTCAAGAGATTGCCATAACTGCATACTTTATGGACCATATTCGCCGTATTACGGCAAAGATGCACAGCTTCATAAAGATAGATAA